A region of Coccinella septempunctata chromosome 5, icCocSept1.1, whole genome shotgun sequence DNA encodes the following proteins:
- the LOC123314011 gene encoding glutamyl aminopeptidase-like: protein MLEEPTGIFRGNFSSSSEKSYYAVSFFEPMGARKAFPCFDEPGMIATFELTIGRKKNYNTTSNMQLVKSEPMEGEDGWFLDHFVNSFPMSTYMLCFIIYDAEFVLTGKQEDQIKILVRKEMRSSMSMIPNSQQQILSPQSLTNEITQETWCRDRDYVQEALCVPIEQSKVTDAKAETRTKLTLSVELK, encoded by the exons ATGTTAGAAGAACCAACTGGAATTTTTAGAGGAAACTTCTCATCATCATCGGAAAAGAGCTATTACGCAGTCTCGTTCTTTGAGCCGATGGGTGCAAGAAAAGCATTCCCCTGTTTTGACGAACCTGGAATGATAGCCACTTTTGAGCTCACCattggaagaaaaaaaaattacaatactACAAGTAACATGCAACTAGTCAAATCCGAACCAATGGAAGGTGAAGACGGATGGTTTTTGGATCATTTTGTGAACTCGTTTCCAATGTCCACCTACATGCTCTGCTTCATAATATACGACGCTGAATTCGTGTTAACAGGAAAGCAAGAGGATCAGATAAAGATCCTCGTTAGAAAAGAAATGAGATCCTCGATGAGCATG ATTCCAAACTCCCAGCAACAAATTTTATCACCACAATCCTTAACGAACGAGATCACCCAGGAAACTTGGTGTAGAGATCGAGATTACGTGCAAGAAGCTTTGTGCGTTCCGATTGAACAATCCAAGGTAACAGACGCTAAAGCAGAGACTCGTACCAAGTTGACATTATCAGTAGAGCTGAAATAA